AGGCGAAATGGCGAATAGAAAACCAACCTCTAACTTCTCTACGCTCTACGCTATTTCTTAATCGCTTAATCACTGACTTGCTCATATTTTTCGTGCGACTACAACTCGTTTTGCGGCAGTTTTTATATTGCCTGTTTTTTTGTTCTGAACTTCTATATGGACGATATACACACCAATAGATACTGTAGCGCCGTCTTCATCTTTACCATCCCAGTTGACTGTATTTGCGCCGCCTGCAGGCACATCTATTTGGTCAAGCAAAATTTTTACCAGCCGACCGTTAGTATCAAACACTCGGACTGTTACCTGGCTATTTGCCTCTACATTGTACGCAATCACACAATACGAGTACTTACCATCTCTTGCAGGTGAGAATGGCGACTGGAATACTTCCAAAATTTTTGTAGTTTCTTTCGCAGCAGTCCCGTAAGGTCCCTGCCCTTTTGTCGCACTGCCTTCATACCAATCGGTTTTGGTATTCGTATCTAACGGCTGACCTGTTTGAGATGACGGGTCTATTTTTCGGGTAATTGAGCCGGTAGTAGATTCAGACCAACTGACTGAGCCATGAATATAATAGTCCTCCGTTCCAACTGCATCTGTTACATCAGAAGGATGAGCCCACTGACCGGTTGAAACTGCGGTATCATACACAGATTGTTCGCCGGTATAAGACGAACTATCTTCTGCAAAACTGACAAAGTCAACCATAGTCCCGTCGGCATTTTTGAGTGTAAGATTATTATCAGTCCCTGTCAGCCCCGGTGTTGATTCGTCTGAATATAAATCAATATAGCCGTTTCCGTTTGTATCAGTTGTTTCATCAGTTCCCGCTTGTGAGCAATGCACAACCAGATACATCTTTGCAGCAGTATTCAGGTTCGGTAATGTTTTGATAACTGTTTTACCCTCATACAATTTTGCACCTGTGATATTAGAGCCGTTTGTTATGTAAATCTCTACAAAATCGCCGCCTGAAATACCTGGTGCGACTTCGGTTATTTTACCATAGATATTGCCGGCACCTGCGGGAGGAGTCACCGGGAATGCCGGGTTTTTACGTCCTTCTGTACGGTCTGAAGTCGCCTGCCAGTCGGTTTTTGCGACATCTTCAGCATCCGTATCGGTTGACTTATCATCGCGTGCAAGCGATTTAGATGCAGACGAGCCAAGTTCTGCAGCGCTACCTTCGTCAACCGCGCCAGTCCATTGATTAGCCGAAATCGCATCTGAAAATAACGAATCGCCAGCAGTCCATTTATCATCACCATTACAGAACACCACAGCATCTACAATATCACTGAGCGAGTTTCTTAAAACAATCACATTATCCGTGCCGGTTAGCCCTGTAATTCCTACACCGGTATAAAACTCCTTATAGCCATCGCCATCATCAGCAGTAATTTCATCCGCAGTTGAATCATTAAACTTTAACACAAAATAAGCACCGGATGAGATTGTGACTGCTGGGAATGTTTTACACGGATTAGCGCCACCGGATAGTTTTGCAGCTTCTACAGACCACTGGTCAAGATTGATATCGCCACTGGAACAGTTATAGAACTCTATCCAGTCCTTGCCACCTGAGATATTCGCAGTAAGTTCGTTGATACGAACTGGTGAAGCAGCATAGAGGCAATGAAAAATGAAAAATGAAAAATGAAAAATAAAAGTCAAAAACAATCCACAATTTTTAATTTTTAATTTATAATTTTTAATTGATGTTTTTATCATATTTTTATTTTGCAATGAACTACCCTGTGGCAGAGCCACAGGGTAGTTCATTATTATCAATCATTCGCTTTTCAGTTTTTACATCTGGAATTGATTTTGTCAAGAATTATATCTATATCTTTTGTCGCACTGACAAATCCGTGCAAAAAAACTGCTACACCACCAGCAATTGCATATTTTACTTTGTGTTTATTTAAAGTCATAAGTATATCAATAATCTCCAGCCGTTTGCTCATTTTATTATTCGTCTTCGCTACTTTCTTCACTACCGGCTGTTCTGTACTTATCAAGTAGCGATTTTTCAACCACATCTTTTACCTTTTTATTGATAATCAGAACCTGTTTTTTCCATTTGCCG
This DNA window, taken from Elusimicrobiota bacterium, encodes the following:
- a CDS encoding lamin tail domain-containing protein: MNYPVALPQGSSLQNKNMIKTSIKNYKLKIKNCGLFLTFIFHFSFFIFHCLYAASPVRINELTANISGGKDWIEFYNCSSGDINLDQWSVEAAKLSGGANPCKTFPAVTISSGAYFVLKFNDSTADEITADDGDGYKEFYTGVGITGLTGTDNVIVLRNSLSDIVDAVVFCNGDDKWTAGDSLFSDAISANQWTGAVDEGSAAELGSSASKSLARDDKSTDTDAEDVAKTDWQATSDRTEGRKNPAFPVTPPAGAGNIYGKITEVAPGISGGDFVEIYITNGSNITGAKLYEGKTVIKTLPNLNTAAKMYLVVHCSQAGTDETTDTNGNGYIDLYSDESTPGLTGTDNNLTLKNADGTMVDFVSFAEDSSSYTGEQSVYDTAVSTGQWAHPSDVTDAVGTEDYYIHGSVSWSESTTGSITRKIDPSSQTGQPLDTNTKTDWYEGSATKGQGPYGTAAKETTKILEVFQSPFSPARDGKYSYCVIAYNVEANSQVTVRVFDTNGRLVKILLDQIDVPAGGANTVNWDGKDEDGATVSIGVYIVHIEVQNKKTGNIKTAAKRVVVARKI